A single window of Colletes latitarsis isolate SP2378_abdomen chromosome 4, iyColLati1, whole genome shotgun sequence DNA harbors:
- the LOC143341290 gene encoding uncharacterized protein LOC143341290, whose protein sequence is MDLKAIVVSGEAPESDDENTNIATVMGFPSMRNTNYCGTIISGEAPESDDDGTSLSSISGAVDAMACMPYAEIKIPKSIKSSIKYNSLLHKKLHNCNETLDKDFMQMTEETIGTAVQELSSVNRQLLRSELILQEAVCQLRSAGNRTKDTSNALHQLIDVNFIHSIKI, encoded by the exons ATGGATTTGAAAGCTATTGTGGTTTCTGGAGAAGCACCAGAATCTGATGATGAGAATACAAACATTGCCACT GTTATGGGATTTCCTTCTATGCGGAATACCAATTACTGTGGTACTATCATTTCTGGTGAAGCTCCAGAATCCGATGATG ATGGAACAAGTTTGAGCAGTATTAGTGGAGCAGTTGATGCTATGGCTTGTATGCCCTATGCTGAAATCAAAATACCAAAATCAATAAAAAGTTCCATAAAATACAACAGTTTATTACATAAGAAATTAC ACAATTGCAATGAAACATTGGATAAAGATTTTATGCAAATGACTGAGGAAACGATCGGCACCGCCGTTCAAGAATTATCAAGCGTTAATCGACAACTGCTAAGAAGTGAACTTATCCTTCAAGAGGCTGTCTGCCAGTTACGTAGCGCCGGTAATCGAACGAAGGATACTTCAAACGCCTTACATCAACTCATAGATGTCAATTTTAtacattctattaaaatttaa
- the LOC143341288 gene encoding DNA fragmentation factor subunit alpha, whose product MSETAGISQGLGNPYKIVDYAREKRKGITASSLKELTSIARSRLSLPLDAELTIVLEQDGTEVDDEEYFATLERNTSLMVLYGDQKWVAAGSSKAASHYIVVDDVDNVEGGSRGDEVRRRRPPIEPLVSSLHGDPSHISLLGGNDLELLSDMDPDSLADIVPDRIFLEQLKEASGRFLAEKRQAQESMALLQMYASGGEMERA is encoded by the exons ATGTCAGAAACAGCAGGAATATCGCAAGGATTGGGCAATCCTTACAAAATTGTCGATTATGCCAGAGAAAAACGAAAGGGAATCACTGCTTCTTCCCTGAAGGAATTAACTAGTATTGCACGAAGCCGGTTATCGTTGCCTTTGGATGCAGAACTTACAATTGTTTTAGAACAAGATG GCACCGAAGTAGACGATGAAGAATATTTTGCAACATTAGAAAGGAACACTAGTTTAATGGTGCTATATGGTGACCAGAAATGGGTGGCAGCAGGAAGTAGTAAAGCTGCTTCTCATTATATAGTTGTCGATGATGTAGATAATGTAGAAGGTGGATCAAGAGGAGATGAAGTCAGAAGACGTCGCCCACCAATAGAACCATTAGTCTCATCATTGCATGGCGATCCTTCCCATATATCATTACTTGGTGGAAATGATTTAGAATTACTTAGTGATATGGATCCAGACAGCTTAGCTGATATAGTGCCTGACAG aataTTCTTGGAACAATTAAAGGAAGCCTCAGGTAGATTTCTGGCTGAAAAACGACAAGCGCAGGAGTCAATGGCTCTTCTTCAGATGTATGCAAGTGGTGGAGAGATGGAGCGAGCGTAG